A segment of the Daphnia pulex isolate KAP4 chromosome 10, ASM2113471v1 genome:
atgattgcttaaaatttacctttccCAATTTTGCTATTTCAGACCTGAGAataggaaaatcaaaattatatcCATTATGAGCAATCAGACAGATTGGTTTCTTTAGCCTGTTCAGGAAACTGTAGATAAGATTGAAAACATCTTCGTCAAATCTGCTTTGATGTTCCAAGTTGTAGTTgtcaagttttgttttgttggtggCCTCTGGATCAACAAGTCTGGAGGGGTAAATACAAAGGTTCAAACGATTTGTGACACGTGGCATCGCTTTGGGTTGGCCATTAAGAAATTGGTGTCTCTCAACAGCACAAAAAGATAGTTCTGTTATTTTTGGACAATGATATGCAGGAAGCCCTGTGGTTTCAAGATCGAAAAACACAAGACTGTTGTATGTTTGTGGGGTATCCAAATCACAAGACATATTAAGTTAAAAAGTGGGATCAAATGTATactgaaatttgaaacgaCTGCACAATATTCCGGCTTCAGCTCAGAAGGCAGACATGATTTGACATGAACATAGAACAAGTTATATATGCTCGCTTATCACTACTTGTCAAGAATGCTGCCCAATGCCGCTGTAGACATTATATTCCGCCTCTGAATAAAACAAGGGAATTACAAAATACTTCTAAAGATAGCACTCATAATCACTGATTCATGCTTCCACAAATTGTTATCGCAAAACAAATCCTTGATAAAGtcctttgttttgtttgtttctacGGCTACACACCGCGACTATACTGAGGCTAAGCGAAAGCGGCTGCTTTTATAAAATGATAAGTACACCAGTAGCCACATTTGTTTTCGCTTATCGATACACCATCTGGACACGCAATCCGCTACATGGATGATTTCGCCACTGtcgttttttactttttaggcCGCTTCCAGCCTTCCACTGACTTAAAATGGGCattattatatagaaaaacttatttttgttatttagtaaaaaaaaaaagttacaaaatttttttaaaatggctgCTTGTGGACTGTGACGCACCCGTCATGCACACTAGCCACTAGAGACTCCGGCGTATGCGCAACATTCATGCCCTGTCATTCGAGCCCGTTTAATTCAGGGATGGGCCGGAACCCGGAATGTCGAAAACGTGGTCCTGAATGGACGACTTTAGTTTACAGATAAAAATACCGTATGATAATGGTTTAAACGAAATACTGTAAGTTTTTTTGCTTTATACAAGATGTGTCATTTGcaggaaaatattattttaatacaTGAgttgtcaaaataaaaattgatttttcacctgatttttattttcctaatGAGAAAAATAGATTATCAAGAGGCAAAGGCAGCTCCAGCCTCCACCTAATAACTAGCCTTAATTAGATAATATTGGACACATGAGAAAAAAGGCACTtgacaagttttttaaatttgtattattaCGAACATTTCTGGAATTTAAATATACATatttagttattatgatttttttttttttcaaaatgacacGTTTGTTTGATTAATTTCTCTTAGCGGGCCTGGCTATTAACTGTTTTTCTCGTTCCAACTCGCGATCTTTAGCTTGCTCCCGCAACAGTGCTTCATGTTGTTTTGACTGTTGAAGCTTTAATGCTCTTTTCTATTCATGCAGCCacaatttaaacaatttaaaatttgaatcttGTAGCAGCATACTTGATCAtattacttttatcttttgggATCTTTCACTTAGATCAGCCATTTCTTTCTGTAGACTAAGGAGtttgttttgataaattttaGTCTGGGTAacctttgttaaaaaaaattaattattgatgTGTAAATTAAGTTACAatgtaaaatgtaataaaatcaTATAAACAAACCATTTCATAAACTTGTGTATGCTTAATAGCTTCACTGAGACGATCTGTTTGTCTGAACACCTGTCCCATTAACATGTCTTGTTTGGCtctgttaaaagaaaaataattaaaaaaaaatccttgatACCAAACAACCaccaaaattatttcaagTTACACAATTATTCATTTACGTTAGATCTTGGAGACTGTCTTCTGCAGCTACAAACTTGGGTTCATGGTTTTCCAAGAGTGCCCTAGCAAGATTATTGATGGGGGCGTTGTTTGACGACACATCATCTTTACCAACCATTGCgtgatcaaataaaagaataaattaacaGAGTTATCAACTTTCCTCCTGTTTCACTAATGTTTTGTCCAAGAAATAATTGTTATGAAAAGCTTAGCACACTTCATGACATCAAGATGAAATTGCATGTGTTGTTTTCACCGTGTTTTCACTTTCAGTACGAAAAATTTCTGCTGTTTGGTACAAAGTTGTCAAATCACATTCactattaaatttacatttaaacAGATACCATTTGAAATCCACAGATTATTTGATGCCAGAAAATTGAATATCTAcgtataaaaaatttttaaatcacgAATCATTACGATTAAAAGTCAGGAGCGTTTATAAAATTTCGTGATTCTGGGCCATAGCAACACAAAATTGGTAACTACTAGCGCCAAAATCCAAAGGCTATTGACTCTGGTGGTGGTTATCAAAAGGTTTCTTGTTTACTAATAATAAGAATACACGAGGCAACTCCGGCCTTATCGTGTAACAACATCCGAACTATTAATCCCGAAACTTTTCCGAACCCGAACCGAAGGAAGGTGGTGTAAGGTTGACTATGATTTACGACTCCTAAATGTGCCTTTAGATTTCGTAGTCACGCCGAGTTCGGTCACACACAATCTACTTTTCACCGATTCAGTGGTTGGATaaaaatcccaaaataaaaacatggaaaattttcttagaaaatcaaaagccaAATTGGTATGTTCTCCTTTCTTGAAAACTTTCTAGACACTTTATTTTTACTCTCTGTactgtttttcattaattgacTAATTCCATACTCATCTTTTGATTGGCAGTCTGAAATTGAATCACTTGATAGTGTTTGCATCATTCTTGGGAATGAATCCTGTGATTTAGACTCAGCAGTCTGTGCCTTAATTTTTGCATACTTTTTGgaacaacagaaaaagtttGCTTCTGTTCACCTTCCTGTTCTCAACGTAGCTAAAGAAGAATTCATCCTGAAGACTGAAGTTGTTTATTTCCTAAAAAGGTGTATTGAATTaatgataaatttaaaataaaataaaataccattacTTTTTAATAGGTTTAACATTTCGTCTGAGCTGCTCATATTTCGGTAGGTTTTGTGTCTCTTCAAGGTCAATGAAAGATAATGCATTGGGTAATAATATTACTCCATTGTTTATTTTAGAGATGAAATCTGCTTCAAGTCATTGCAACAAAATAGAAAGTTGAAACTTGTTTTGGTAgggtttgtttgttgcttGGCTGTGTGTCCTTTTGTTTGtattaaattgaataataattgttttcttgacAGGTGGATCACAATATTTTGCCAAATTCAGATTTCTTCCTAGATTCATCAATTGTTCAAATAGTTGATCACCACAAACAAGAACATCCCTTTTCAGAGAATATTGACATGCTGATTGAAACTGTTGGTTCTTGCAGTACTCTGATAAGTTCACTTATTTTTGAAAGTGCACCAGAAATTTTAGATACCATTTCTGCTTCACTTCTACTTGGTAAGTGGTAAAATTAAGTATATAAACTGAATCAAGtaaactttaaaatattttgtactATAGGGGCTATTGTAGTAGATGTGGCAAATTTTTCTCCAACTGCTAAAAGGGCCACTGCTAAAGATGAAGAAATCtttaataaattattgaaaCTGGTACCAAACATATCCAAAGACA
Coding sequences within it:
- the LOC124204941 gene encoding biogenesis of lysosome-related organelles complex 1 subunit 6-like, with product MVGKDDVSSNNAPINNLARALLENHEPKFVAAEDSLQDLTAKQDMLMGQVFRQTDRLSEAIKHTQVYEMVTQTKIYQNKLLSLQKEMADLSERSQKIKKRALKLQQSKQHEALLREQAKDRELEREKQLIARPAKRN